TGAATGGTATTTGGTATGCATTTCCGATTGCAGATATACTGTCAGCATCAGTAAATTTTTGGTTTATTCGTGGCGCCATCCGGCAATTAAATAATCCCCTTGCAACCATAACTTCATAAAGAAAAGTCCCGGAAATTTTCCGGGACTCAACATAAACCTATACAGCTAAACAAAAACACAATTTTAAAAACTGGTAACCATTCTCTGCAATCTACCTGACTGTGCATCCCCTCATATGCCTACCGGTTTATCATTTGGATGAAAAAAATATACTGAGGTCACTTTTTTGTATTTTTTTACGGAAGTATAAAGTAATTGGGAATTTCTGCGAAACTTTGCGCGGACTTTGCGGTAATCTGCAAAGGCAGACAGGAAGTTTCGCAGAAGTGTATTTTATGGAAGTTTATAATTCCGCTTTTTTATAAAACACATGCGGTTATAATCTGGTTTATGGTAAAAATTTATTTGAAGTAAATCAGGCTATGAAAACCGCTATTGTATGGTTGAGGGATAATCTTCGGTTGAGTGATAATCATTCACTGCATCACGCAATTTCAGAGAATGATAAGATCCTGCCGGTTTTTGTGATTGATCGCAGATGGCTGGAAAAGGATAGATGGGGTAATGCCCGAATGGGGGTTTTTAGAGCAGATTTTTTATTGGAGTCGCTAAAAGCGCTGCAAAAATCTGTTGAAGATGCCGGAGGAGGATTATGGGTTGAAACCGGATTACCTTCGGAGATCATCTTGCGTTTGGCCAGAGATTTTGGTGCAGATTGTGTGTACACTTCACGGGCTTATACCCATTTTGAAAAAGAAGATGAACAACGCGTCTCAGAGGAAATAAAATTGAAACTGTACGATGAAAGTACCCTGATTCATCCCGACAATCTTCCCTTTTCAGTCAGAGAAATCCCTGATATTTTTACTCAGTTTCGGCAAAAAGTTGAAAAATATTGTCAGGTAAAACCTCCCATTTCTGCACCTTCCAGAATTGATACACCCGTTTTTACCCCAAAAATCATTCCTGATCTGGACTTATTGGGGTACAAAAAAATCCCTAAAGACAATCGGGCTGTGATGACATTTACTGGGGGAGAAGAAGCCGGGAAAAGAAGACTGACCCATTACTTTTATGAGACCCGGTCACTTTCTCATTATAAAGACACACGCAACGGCTTGATAGGGGCTGATTATTCTTCCAAATTTTCGCCATGGCTGGCAAATGGATCACTTTCTCCCAGATATATTTATGCCGAAGTGAAAAAATACGAAGAAGATATAATTAAAAACGAATCAACATACTGGCTGGTATTTGAGCTTTTATGGAGAGATTTTTTCAAATTCATGTCGATGAAATACGGAGCCCGGCTATTTTTTGCCGGTGGAATTTCAGGAAAAAATCCAAATTTTGGTATGAACACAAAACGGTACGAGCAATGGAAATTGGGCAAAACCGGGCAGTTGTTTATCGATGCAAATATGAACGAATTGCGGAATACAGGGTTTATGAGTAATCGGGGACGGCAGAATGTGGCATCATATCTTGTACATAATCTGGGGTTGGATTGGCGGATGGGCGCGTCCTGGTTTGAAAGTATGTTGATCGACTATGATCCTTGCAGCAATTACGGCAACTGGCAATATGTGGCGGGAGTAGGCAATGATCCGAGGGAAAACAGAGTCTTTAATCCCCTTTCGCAAAGTGCGCGATATGATCCAGAGGGTGAATTTCAGGTTTTGTGGAAATGAGTATTTCGTATATATGAAATCGCCTGACAAATTTAACCCACGCTATTTTCGTCAAATTTCCGTAATTTCATTTATCACAGATGGTAATAATCTCCCCGGATGAAGAAGCTATACCCGCTGATTTTTTGCCTGACCATATTTGCCTGCTCGGAATCTGTTCAGATCAACGCCCCTTATAAAGATATTTGGGTTGTATATGGTGTGTTGAATGCACAGGAAGATTTCCAATATATCCGTGTTTCTCTGGCTTTTCAGACTGAAGAAAATGCATATGATTATGCTGCTGCCAATGACCAGAGCGTCAAAGGGTTGAAAGTCTCACTTGAAGACGATAGTGGTAAAGTATTTGATGCTGTGCAGATTGATAGTGTCCAGAAGGATACTTCAAATGGTGATTTCGCTCCGTATGCTACATTTTATCGTTTTCATACTCAAGGCATTGATCGGTTACAGGAGGAAAAAGTATATCGCCTCAGGATAGAGGACCCAAAGGTCCCCGGCTTTTTTCTCACAGCAACTACCCGTATTCCGCCGCAACCGCGAATTACAGCCCCCCAGGTTACAATTACCCAGGGCAATAAATGCCTGCCGATTGTTCCTTTTGAAGACAGTGTTTATGTTTATTTCAACAAACATAGGGGAGAAGTACGCACAGCCGCTATGCGATATGAGATACAGATTCGCCTGAATTTCTGGAAAAATGGCATTCGTAGGACCTACAAAACCCGCCCGACGCGTCTGTTTAATGATGATGTTGCCTGTGCTCAGACCGGCGACAATGCGCTTTGTTATCAGTTTCAGGATGGCGTATTGATTACCAGAATGAAAGGGGCGTTTTCTGATCAAAACTCCCGGTATATATTTGAAGATAGTCCGGTGTGTGGAACGCCATGGACCGATTTACCCGATTTTGTCGAATTACAGGTTACGGCTATTGATACATTCCTCTCCCGGTATATTATATCCAATGATCCTGCATATCTGAATCTCAATACGATACGGTGGGAGTATAGCAATATCTCCGGTACAGCTTCTGCCGTAGGAATATTCGGCTCTGTCGCTTCAGACCGTGAGGCAGTTGGAATATCGCCCTGCGCTTTATATCTTTTAGGACTTACACCAGATGCCCCTGCAAACATTTGTGACTAAAGAAACTCAATTGAGGTATTTTTCCATATACCTATACTTTTCTGTAAAGCTACCTTTCCAGAGAATAACAGCATTTGCTACGGATTCTGGTAGTCCGGATTGGTCAGGAGAATCGGCCGTATAGTCTGCGGAAGTGATACCTGAAATAACAGGAGAAATATCATTACTGAATTGCCGGGAAGCGTCAGCGGAAAATTCACAAGGAAGGTTTGTTACAGCCATAACGGCAATTCCTTCTCCTTCAAAGCCATCTGAACTTTTTCCTGTCAGGGGATTGTAGATAAAAACCGGATTGTCAATCCATGTTTCATGTGAAAAGTGAATCGCACCTTCCGGATCGCAGGAAATGTCTCCAATTACCTTCAGGCTTCTATGATTTTTATACCATTTTGCCGCATTTTCACGTGTAATCAGCCGGGGGTATCTGGGCGACCAGATGATACAATTCATCATCAGGGTAACGTAGGGGAATATATTTTCC
The DNA window shown above is from Bacteroidia bacterium and carries:
- a CDS encoding DASH family cryptochrome, with amino-acid sequence MKTAIVWLRDNLRLSDNHSLHHAISENDKILPVFVIDRRWLEKDRWGNARMGVFRADFLLESLKALQKSVEDAGGGLWVETGLPSEIILRLARDFGADCVYTSRAYTHFEKEDEQRVSEEIKLKLYDESTLIHPDNLPFSVREIPDIFTQFRQKVEKYCQVKPPISAPSRIDTPVFTPKIIPDLDLLGYKKIPKDNRAVMTFTGGEEAGKRRLTHYFYETRSLSHYKDTRNGLIGADYSSKFSPWLANGSLSPRYIYAEVKKYEEDIIKNESTYWLVFELLWRDFFKFMSMKYGARLFFAGGISGKNPNFGMNTKRYEQWKLGKTGQLFIDANMNELRNTGFMSNRGRQNVASYLVHNLGLDWRMGASWFESMLIDYDPCSNYGNWQYVAGVGNDPRENRVFNPLSQSARYDPEGEFQVLWK
- a CDS encoding DUF4249 family protein; translated protein: MKKLYPLIFCLTIFACSESVQINAPYKDIWVVYGVLNAQEDFQYIRVSLAFQTEENAYDYAAANDQSVKGLKVSLEDDSGKVFDAVQIDSVQKDTSNGDFAPYATFYRFHTQGIDRLQEEKVYRLRIEDPKVPGFFLTATTRIPPQPRITAPQVTITQGNKCLPIVPFEDSVYVYFNKHRGEVRTAAMRYEIQIRLNFWKNGIRRTYKTRPTRLFNDDVACAQTGDNALCYQFQDGVLITRMKGAFSDQNSRYIFEDSPVCGTPWTDLPDFVELQVTAIDTFLSRYIISNDPAYLNLNTIRWEYSNISGTASAVGIFGSVASDREAVGISPCALYLLGLTPDAPANICD